The following proteins come from a genomic window of Micromonospora echinofusca:
- the hppD gene encoding 4-hydroxyphenylpyruvate dioxygenase — MDIRGIDHIELFVGDARQAAFYFDRAVGFQLCGQGGPETGLAEQRSLLLRQGDVRMLLTTGLTAEHPASRYVRRHGDGVAVVALEVDDAAGAYAELVRRGAAGVTAPTTRTGADAEVVTAEVGGFGDVLHRLVSRRGDPGEFLPGAIEMTPVDGGGKLLAEVDHLAVCVPPGQLDETVGYYRDVFGFAEIFVEHVEVAGQAMNSTVVQSPSGRVTLVLLEPDRSRGPGQLDAFLDQHVGAGVQHLGLRTDDIVTAVAALAERGVRFAGTPASYYDALEARVGPVDAPLDRLRDLGVLVDRDHGGQLLQIFTESLHVRRTLFLELIERRGARTFGSGNIKALYEAKERELAAAGTTVAAPTPQEVRA, encoded by the coding sequence ATGGACATCCGTGGGATAGACCACATCGAACTCTTCGTGGGCGACGCCCGCCAGGCGGCCTTCTACTTCGACCGGGCGGTCGGCTTCCAGCTGTGCGGCCAGGGCGGCCCCGAGACCGGGCTGGCCGAGCAGCGCTCGCTGCTGCTGCGCCAGGGCGACGTCCGGATGCTGCTCACCACCGGGCTCACCGCCGAGCATCCGGCGTCGCGCTACGTGCGGCGCCACGGCGACGGCGTGGCCGTCGTCGCGCTGGAGGTCGACGACGCCGCCGGCGCGTACGCCGAGCTGGTGCGCCGGGGCGCGGCGGGGGTGACGGCGCCGACCACCCGCACCGGCGCGGACGCCGAGGTGGTGACCGCCGAGGTGGGCGGCTTCGGCGACGTGCTGCACCGCCTCGTGTCCCGGCGCGGCGACCCGGGCGAGTTCCTGCCCGGGGCGATCGAGATGACGCCCGTCGACGGCGGCGGAAAGCTGCTCGCCGAGGTCGACCACCTGGCGGTCTGCGTGCCGCCCGGCCAGCTCGACGAGACCGTCGGGTACTACCGGGACGTCTTCGGGTTCGCGGAGATCTTCGTCGAGCACGTGGAGGTCGCCGGGCAGGCGATGAACTCCACGGTGGTGCAGAGCCCGTCGGGTCGGGTGACCCTGGTGCTGCTGGAGCCCGACCGCAGCCGCGGGCCCGGGCAGCTCGACGCCTTCCTCGACCAGCACGTCGGCGCCGGGGTGCAGCACCTGGGGCTGCGCACCGACGACATCGTCACCGCCGTCGCCGCCCTCGCCGAGCGGGGCGTGCGCTTCGCCGGCACCCCGGCCAGCTACTACGACGCCTTGGAGGCGCGCGTCGGCCCGGTGGACGCGCCGCTGGACCGGCTGCGTGACCTCGGCGTCCTCGTCGACCGCGACCACGGCGGGCAGCTGCTGCAGATCTTCACCGAGTCCCTGCACGTGCGCCGCACGCTCTTCCTGGAGCTGATCGAACGGCGCGGGGCGCGGACCTTCGGCAGCGGCAACATCAAGGCGCTCTACGAGGCCAAGGAACGGGAACTGGCCGCGGCGGGAACCACCGTCGCGGCCCCGACACCGCAGGAGGTGCGGGCGTGA